In the genome of Sphingopyxis sp. YF1, the window AAACCTATATCGACACCTATCGCCACGTCCCCGCGGGGTGGGAAATCCACGCGCTCGCGAAAAGCTATTCCCTGCTGTCGGGCGACGCGGCGGCAAAGGCCGGACGCCTGCTCGACGAGGCGCGGCAAATCAGCCTCTCCGACCCCCAGCTCGCACGGCAGGACTGGATGCTCGCCGACCAGTATATGGGCCTGCGCGGTGCCCGCGATGCGCTGGCGGAAAGCAAGCGCTAGAACCGTCGAGAAAGGCGGCGGTGCGGGGCTCTCCCAAGGATACGCTCCCCAATGCCCCCGCCGACCGTCCGCCGGTCGCTCACAATCAACCGGGCGTCGATGCTCCCGCGCCGGCACCTCCGGTCCGCAGCAGCATCGATTGCCCCGCGACCGCGAGCAGCGCGCCGTCCTCCGCGAACAGATGTGTCGCGACATGCGCCACGCCGTCGCCGATCCCCTCGACGCGCATCCGGGCCAGCACCCACGTGCCCACCGGCGCGGCGGTGAAGCGGATCATGTTGTCGAGGCTGCTCCCGCTCGCCGGCCGGCCCAGCGCGCCCGGGAGCGCCAGCGCCGCGCAGTCGGCGATCACCGCCAGCCTGCGGCGGTCGAGCGGCGCGCCATCGCGCGGACGGACCCAGCACGACAGGTCGGCATCGCCCGGTCCCGTCCACCCCGCGCGGTCGGGAAATTCGCCCTCCGCCAGCCGGAATTCGAGCAGCGCGTTGAGGTTCGACGACAGCAGGCGCGCGACCGAGCGTTCGGGGCAGGCAGCGGGCGGCGCGACCGCCGGCCGGACGACGCCCTGGTACAGCACCGCGGCGTCGCGGCGCCCGCAGGCGCCGT includes:
- a CDS encoding acyl-CoA thioesterase domain-containing protein produces the protein MMPRRAPLLALRAGEGDARFAAGVPEPLCVGPPGRQFLFGGIALAAAIEAMERRTALPAIFASLQFIAQARPGDRLRFDVALAADGRSVRQCGVTGWCGEALFVQGHGACGRRDAAVLYQGVVRPAVAPPAACPERSVARLLSSNLNALLEFRLAEGEFPDRAGWTGPGDADLSCWVRPRDGAPLDRRRLAVIADCAALALPGALGRPASGSSLDNMIRFTAAPVGTWVLARMRVEGIGDGVAHVATHLFAEDGALLAVAGQSMLLRTGGAGAGASTPG